One part of the Solanum dulcamara chromosome 8, daSolDulc1.2, whole genome shotgun sequence genome encodes these proteins:
- the LOC129899330 gene encoding outer envelope membrane protein 7-like, whose amino-acid sequence MAKNNSLKSTAVVFGAIAFGWLAIELAFKPWLDKARAAMDKSDPSRDPDDDDDAADQTSEPGKSQVDVDPPEKIP is encoded by the coding sequence ATGGCGAAAAATAACTCGTTGAAATCGACAGCAGTGGTATTTGGAGCCATAGCTTTTGGGTGGTTGGCGATTGAGCTTGCTTTCAAACCGTGGCTTGATAAAGCCCGAGCTGCCATGGACAAGTCTGACCCTTCTCGTGACCCAGACGATGACGATGACGCCGCCGATCAAACTTCAGAACCCGGAAAATCTCAGGTCGATGTCGATCCTCCCGAGAAAATTCCCTGA